The segment CGCCTCGTCCGGCCATGAGCGCTCGCGAGGAGTTCGACGCGTGGGCCGCCGACGGCCGCGACCGGGGGATGGAGGAACGCCACTGGCACACCGCGAAACACGTCCTCGGACGGATGCCGGTCGAGTCGGGCGAACGGATTCTCGACCTCGGAACGGGGAGCGGCTACGCCGCCCGGGCGCTCGCCGACGCCGCGGACGCTCGCGCCTGCGGGCTCGACGGCTCCCCCGAGATGGTCCGTAACGCGCGGTCGTACGCCGAGGACCCCCGAGTGGAGTTCCTCGTCGGCGACTTCGGTGCGCTGCCGTTCGCCGACAGCTCGTTCGACCACGCCTTCTCGATGGAGGCGTTCTACTACGCTGCGAGCCCCCACGAGACCCTCAAGGACCTCCGACGGGTGCTCCGCTCGGGGGCCACCTTCTCCTGTGCGGTGAACTACTACGAGGAGAACACCGCGAGCCACGAGTGGCAGGACTCGATCGAGATCCCGATGACCCGCTGGAGCATGGACGAGTACCGCGCGGCCTTCGACGAGGCGGGCTTTCACGTCGCGGCGCAGGACACGATCCCCGACCGCGAGATCGAGATACCACCCAGTGACGAGTTCCCGACCGAGGGCTTCGAGAGTCGCGAGGCGATGGTCGAGCGCTACCGGACCCTCGGAACCCTGCTGACCGTGGGCGTCGTCCCCTGACCCGACCCGCGCGAAGTGTGAGTAACATGGTCCGGTTTCTTCGGTCCTTTTTCCCCTGCTACTTCGGTCCTTTTTCCCCTGCTACCGGGACCACGCGGCTGCTCACGGTCGGTCGGCCCGTGGTTTCGACTGGAACCGTCCAGAAACCAGCAGAAGTTGCCGCTATACGTGGAGCACTGGCGGAACCTGCCGAATGTATCGGTAATATATGCCCCGGGCGTGAAAAGGGGAGTGGACATGAGTGACTACGCAAACGACGTACTGGTGTCGGCGGACTGGGTCGAGGAGCATCTCGACGAGTTCCAGGACGAGGACTCGGGCTATCGACTGCTGGAAGTGAACAACCCCACCGTCACGGCGGACTCCGAGTACACCGCCTACGAGGAGGGCCACGCGCCGGGCGCGATCTTCTTCGACTGGGAGGAGGACTTCACCGACCAGCAGACCCGCGACATCCTCTCGAAGGACGCCTTCGAGGAGACGATGGGCGAGGCGGGCATCACCGAGGACGACACGATCGTGTTCTACGGTGGCGGTCGGGTCCCCAACTGGTTCGCGCTCTTCGCCTACTGGCAGGCGAAGTACTACGGCCACGAGGACGCGAAGGTGCTCGACGGCGGGAAGGGCTACTGGGTCGCCAACGACTACCCGCTGACCGAGGAGGCACCCGACTTCAGTGCTCAGGAGTACACCGCCCGCGGTCCCTTCGAGTCGATCCGCGCCTACCGCGACGACGTCGACACGGCCATCGACCAGGGCCTGCCGATGGTCGACGTGCGCTCGCCCGAGGAGTTCTCCGGCGAGGTCATCGCCCCCGAGGGGCTCAACGAGACCGCCCAGCGTGGCGGCCACATCCCCGGCGCGTCGAACGTCCCGATCGCGACCATCCTGAACGACGACGACACGTTCAAGAGTCCCGACGAACTCCGCGAACTCTACGCCGAGGCCGGCGTCGACGGCGAGGAGTCCACCATCGCCTACTGCCGCGTCGGCGAGCGCTCCTCGATCGAGTGGTTCGCGCTGCGCGAACTCCTCGGCTTCGAGGACGTCCGCAACTACGACGGCTCCTGGACCGAGTGGGGCAGCATGATCCGCACCCCGATCGAGACCGGCGACGGCAACTAAGACTCCCGAACCCGACTTTTATTTCGAGGCGTGCCCGGTCACCGACCACCCCGAGGACCACCCTCCGCCATCGCGCGTCGTCAGACGTTTCCCTTGATGATGTCGGCAACCCGCCCTCGGTCGAACAGCCGTTCGGATTCGGCGAACTTGGGATACGGGCCGCCGTCGTAGTCGGGCCACGTCCCGAACCGCTCGGGATAGAGCTGTTTCGCGAC is part of the Halococcus hamelinensis 100A6 genome and harbors:
- a CDS encoding class I SAM-dependent methyltransferase, which translates into the protein MSAREEFDAWAADGRDRGMEERHWHTAKHVLGRMPVESGERILDLGTGSGYAARALADAADARACGLDGSPEMVRNARSYAEDPRVEFLVGDFGALPFADSSFDHAFSMEAFYYAASPHETLKDLRRVLRSGATFSCAVNYYEENTASHEWQDSIEIPMTRWSMDEYRAAFDEAGFHVAAQDTIPDREIEIPPSDEFPTEGFESREAMVERYRTLGTLLTVGVVP
- a CDS encoding sulfurtransferase yields the protein MSDYANDVLVSADWVEEHLDEFQDEDSGYRLLEVNNPTVTADSEYTAYEEGHAPGAIFFDWEEDFTDQQTRDILSKDAFEETMGEAGITEDDTIVFYGGGRVPNWFALFAYWQAKYYGHEDAKVLDGGKGYWVANDYPLTEEAPDFSAQEYTARGPFESIRAYRDDVDTAIDQGLPMVDVRSPEEFSGEVIAPEGLNETAQRGGHIPGASNVPIATILNDDDTFKSPDELRELYAEAGVDGEESTIAYCRVGERSSIEWFALRELLGFEDVRNYDGSWTEWGSMIRTPIETGDGN